CCATCGGGCCGGTGCAGAAGCAAATACAGGCAGAGGCGCTGGGGAGCGAGGTGCAGAGTCTGATGGGGCAGGGGTTGTCGGTTTATTTTCAGAAGCGGAGATAGGGGATGTTGTCGGATTACGCTTTGCTAATCCGACCTACGGGTGCCATGAATGCTGCATGTAGGTCGGATTAGGCCCAACGGGCCGTAATCCGACAAACCCAACTCCCCGTCACACGTATGGAATCAAAGACTCCCCATACAAATGCAACTCCTCCAGAATATGCCGCTTCTCCGCCGTAAGCTCCGGATCAGCCGCCAATCGCTGCAACTCCTGGGCATAGGCCTCAAGTGAGCGCCACCCCTTCTTCGGATTCATCAGCCGCTGGCTGCGGAACTGTTCCCAGCGCTCCATTTCCTCACCCATCAGAGTATCGGGATAATTCCGGGCCCGGTAGCGGAACACCAGTTCAGCAAGGCGGTCGTCCTCAAACTGAACCTCTTGCTCGCCCAGCGTTTCCAGGGGTTGCTGTAGCAGCCAATTCAGTGTTTCCCGGTCCGATTTGCTGATAAAACCACCGGCGTACAGCTGCTCGTCCGGGTCAGTGAGGTCGCCCTCATGGGGCTGATCAAAGGCTTGAGCTATTCGGGCAGGAAGATCCGCTGCCTCCCGCAACAGTGAAAGGTTGCGGCGCAGGCGCTCGCCGTCCAACTCAAGTGACGTCAAACGTTGTTCCGGTATGGATTTGAGCATGGCAGACGGCGCCAGTACCGGGCACTTGTTCAGCTGTATGCCCTTGAGCGCAAATCGGCTTGTGCCTTCCCCCAGCTCTGCCTGGGAGGTAAATACCCGCTCCCGGATCTGCTCCGGTGTAGCCTGGATCAGTTCGGTTGGGTCTTCCCGCAGGTCGTAAACAATCACCAGGTTCTTATTGGTAGGGTGCTCGGCTACCGGCGCCACCATGGCGCAGCAGCCCCGTGTTGCAGGGTATTTCGCTGATACGTGGAATACCGGTTTCATAGTCGCGGTATCCAGCATCGCCCGGGCGGAATGCTTGTCCTTGTTCTGCAGCACGAAATCAAACAGCTTTGGCTGCTTTTCCTTGATCAGCCGCGCCATGGCGATGGTGGCTTCCACATCCGACATGGCATCGTGGGCGCTTTCATGGGCGATGCCGTTGGCCGCCGTCAGCTCTTCCAGACGAAAACTGGGGCTGCCGTCTTCTTTCGTGGGCCAGTTGATACCTTCAGGCCGAAGCGCGTAGGTCAGCCGCACCATGTCGATAATATCCCAGCGGGAATTGCCGTTCTGCCATTCCCGTGCGTAGGGGTCCCGCAAATTGCGGTACAAGGTATGGCGGGTCACTTCATCGTCAAACCGCAGGCTGTTGTAACCCACGGCACATGTGCCGGGCTGACTGAAAGCTTCGTTGATCTGGGCAATAAATTCCGCCTCCGGAAAGCCTTCCGCCAGCGCTTTCTGAGGGGTGATTCCGGTGATCAGGCAGGCCTCGGGAGATGGCAGGTAGTCGTCCGCAGGGCGGCAATAGATAATGAGGGGGTCTTCAATAATGTTCAGGTCGGCATCGGTGCGAACGCCGGCAAACTGACAGGGCCGATCGTGGATGGGGTCGACCCCGAAGGTTTCGTAGTCGTGCCAGTAAAAAGAGCGGATCACCGTTCAGGACTCCTGCGCAGAATCAATTGGATTGCTGCGCAGTCTATCAGAACATGCCTGTACCGCGATCCACGTAATGGGTGCGCTCGCGGTCAACGCCGTTCTGCAAGGTCGTCATATCCAGGGTCATGCTGGTGGGCAGGTTCATGAACACGCCCTGCGGGCCCCGAATCGAGCCGGTACCATTGAGCTGCTGCCAATCCACCGATTCCTGCTGGAACGCCATGAACAGGTCGTTGGTGAAACCCACTGTGCCATCGTCGTTATCAACACCGATATCCATGGACCGGATGTTGGTAAGGGGAACGCACTGATCCGCACTGGCGCAGGAAGTGCCATCGGCGCCAGCGATGCCAATCTGGGAGGCACGATGGTTGGTGGCAACACCCGCATCGTCAAACAGGGTGGCGTCTACGACAGTGCCATCGGCCTGTTCAAGCTTGATACCCAGGTTACCGCTGAAGCTGGCGAAATTACCGGAGAGCGTGCCCCGCGCTTCACCAAACCCCATACGGAAGCCAGACAGTTCACCGTCGCGCCTTGCCAGCTCGAAATACGGCTGCGCGCCCTGAAAACGCACGACGTCATCCACGTTGTAGGTCTGGCCATCAATCTGGGTGCGGTTTTCATCACGAACGTAATGGCCCAGCGCCAGATCAGACACGTCCAGATCCGCGCCCGCATCATCACCACCGATAATGGCGTTATCAACATTGAGACGGGTTTTTACATCCATGCCCATGGTCACGCGCGTGAAATCATGGGTAACGCCATCTATGTTGTTTACGGTCATGAGCGCCTGCCCCTGAACCTGCCTCATCTCACCGTCGGTGATAGGCTTCAGCTCAGCCGTTGCCCAGGTGGAAAGCATTCCCAGGCAGAGGGTCAAGGGGACAACATACCAATGTGCATCCTGTCTCATCGTATTGTGTCTCTGTTTGTAACATCTTGTTATTGCCGCATTGTCATAGTAACTCGAGCAGACCGGCCAATAGAGTGAGGCAGTTCACAGGCCATAGAATTCCGGTATCTCACTGCTATACTGAAGAAAATAATAAACGGAGCACCCATGACCATCCGCGTTCTCATCTGCGATGACTCCTCCATGGCGCGCAAACAGATGGCTCGCGCCCTGCCAAAAAACTGGAAAGCTGACGTCACCTTTGCCTTTGATGGCCTCAATGGTCTGGAAAAACTCCGGGATACACAATCCGAACTGCTGTTCCTTGACCTGAACATGCCGGAAATGGACGGTTACGAGGTGCTCAAGGTCATCCGCGAACAGGATCTGCCCGTGCTGACCATCGTGGTTTCAGGAGACATTCAGCCGGAAGCCCGGGAACGCGTTAAGAAACTTGGCGCCATCGACTTCATCAAGAAACCAACTGACATGGACGAGGTTGCCCGCATACTGCGCGAATACGGCTTTCTGCAGCCCGAAGAGTTTGAAAAGGAAGGCACCCAGCCCGCAGGCGAAGCGGTCTCCGCCCAGATCAACCTGCCAGACTATCTTCAGGAAATCTCCAACGTTGCCATGGGGCGCTCCTCGGACCTGTTGGCACGGCTGTTAAAGGTCTTCGTCAAACAGCCCATTCCAAGGGTGGAAATGATCACCACCAGCGAGCTAAGCATGGCCATCTCAGCTGCGGATACCGACACCCCGTACTCTGCGGTGTGCCAGGGCTTTATCGGCGCCGGTATTGCCGGCGAGGCCATGCTGCTGTTCGCCGACGCCAACTTCGAGGAAATGGCCAAACTGCTTCTTTACGACGAGAGCAACACCGGGAACCTTGAGGTAGAAGTGCTGATGGACATGTCCAGCATCCTGTTCGGCGCCTTCATCAACGGCATCAGCGACCAGCTGGACATCAAGCTTCGCCTGGGCCACCCCACCGTCCTTGGCCAGCACCGCAAGGTCGGGGATCTGCTGGAGTACCACCGCACCAGGCAGGAGAAATTACTGTGCATCGAGATCAGCTATGAGCTGGAAAATACCGATATCAGTTGCGACATGCTGATTCTGCTCACCGAAGACTCGGTGCCCTTCCTGGAACAACGACTGCACTACCTGGTGGACTGATCATGACCATTGACGAAACAGACGCAACGTCCTTCCACTGGCTGGTGGACATGCTGGAATCCGTGGAAGTGGGCCTGGTCATCATCGACCTGGACTTCCGCGTGCAGGCCTGGAACGGGTTCATGGAACACCACAGCGGTATCTCCGCCAGCAAGATCCGGGACCGGGTACTGTTCGATGTGTTCCCCGACATCCCCCGGGCCTGGCTGACCCGCAAGGTGGATTCAGTGGCAATGCTCAACACCCGGGCGTTTACCTCCTGGGAGCAGCGGCCTTACCTGTTTAAATTCCGCAATACACGGCCAATCACCGACACTGAAGAATTCATGTTCCAGAACCTGACCATCAGCCCGCTTTCCGGCACCAATGGCCAGGTGGAAAAAGTCTGCCTGATGGTTTACGACGTCACCGACATCGCCACCAGCAAACGGGCCCTAGAGAAAGCCAACGAGCAGCTGGAAAAACTCAGTATGACCGACCGCCTGACCGGCCTGTTGAACCGCGGCACCTGGGAAAACCTGATTGATGCCGAATACGAGCGCAACCGACGCTACGGCCACCCCACCTGCCTGGTGATGTTCGACATAGACCACTTCAAACCCGTGAACGATACCCACGGGCACCTGGCCGGCGATGAAGTCATCAAATACACCGCTGATGTGGTCAGAAAAAGCCTGAGGCAATCGGACATACCCGGCCGCTACGGCGGCGAGGAATTCGGCATCATCCTCCCGGAGACCGACGCCGAAGGCGCAAAAACCATCTGCGAACGCATCCGCGAAACCATCGAGAAAAGTACGGTCAAAACCACTGTGGCGGATATCCAGTACACCGTCAGCATCGGCATCGCACCGCTGACCGATGGGCCTGAAAACTATATGCAGTGGTTACAGCAAGCGGATCAGGCGTTGTACGCGGGCAAGGCAGGAGGCAGGAACCGGGTGGTGGTATTCGGGGAAGAGTATATGTAGGTCGGATTAGGCCCAAAGGGCCGTAATCCGACACCAGGTCAACGACGGGCGATCAATCCTGCTGCCAACCCTGAACCGCTTCCTTGCCGTGCTTCTTGCGCCACTCGTTCAGCGTCTTATGGTTGCCACCACGGGTCTGAACCACTTCACCGGTGTGCGGGTTCTTGTACGTCTTCATCGGACGCTTCGCGCGGCTTCCGCCAGCCGAGTTCGCCTTTGTACCGGCAATCGTAGGATCGATGGCAGACAGAATCTGCAGCACATCCTTCGGCGCCTTTTTGTATTCTTTCATCAAATCGCGAACTTTGTTTTCGAACTCCAGTTCACTTTTCAGCGCCTGATCCTGCTCCAACTGCGCCAGTTCTTCCGAGAGCTTTTCCATAAGCTGCTTTTTCTGATAATAGTCGTTGATCTTTGCCATGGATAACAAAACCCTTTATTTACGTTTTACATTTTATGAAATAAGTGCGTGATAAATCACTGCTTGATGAAAATGACCGGAAGTCGAAAACAATCATAATGTAACGATGTATCTATAGCAAAAATTTCGACTTAATGCTGTTTAATCCATAAAAAAAGGCCGACTTTAAAAAGCCGGCCTTTCTTAAATCCAGGGCAGATTATTTACAATCGGAGATCCGCCTCGCCTAATGGCAGCACACCTTTCAGATCAAACAGAACGCCCTCGGGCTTCATAAACGAACGCAACTCTGCAGACGTCTTCGCGGCATATTCACGATGTGGAACCGCCAGCAATAGCGCATCATAAAAACCGGCCTTCGGATCCTGGTCAAGGGATATACCATATTCCTCTTCCGCTTCTTCGCTACTTGCCCAGCAATCGGTAATATCGACATGGCATCCGAACTCCTTCAGTTCTTTAACCACATCAATCACACGGGTATTACGAAGATCCGGACAATTCTCTTTAAATGTGAACCCCATAATAAGCACTTTGGCATTGGCCACGGTATGGCCCGCTTTGATCATGGCTTTCACAAGTTCGGATGCAGCGTAAGGCCCCATGCCATCATTCACCCGGCGGCCCGCCAGAATAATTTCAGGATGGTAGCCGATGGCCTGGGCCTTGTGAGTAAGGTAATAAGGATCAACACCGATACAGTGACCACCCACCAGCCCGGGTTTAAACGGCAGGAAATTCCATTTGGTAGACGCCGCCGCGATGACTTCATGAGTATCGATCTTCAATCGCGAGAAAATCATTGAAAGCTCGTTCATCAACGCAATGTTCAGATCGCGCTGGGTGTTCTCAATCACTTTGGCCGCTTCCGCCACTTTAATAGAACTGGCCTTGTGGGTGCCGGCGGTAATCACGCTGGCATAAAGTGCATCCACTTCATCCGCAATCTCCGGCGTCGAACCCGAAGTCACTTTTTTAATAGACGTCACCCGGTGCTCTTTATCACCCGGATTAATTCGCTCCGGGCTGTAGCCCGCATAAAAATCTTTATTGAACGTCAGGCCCGACACTTTTTCCAGAACAGGAATACACACCTCTTCTGTTGCCCCGGGGTAAACCGTGGACTCATAAATAACGATATCGCCAGACATGAGAACTTTGCCCACACTCTCACTGGCTTTCACCAACGGGGTAAGGTCCGGGGATTTGAATTCATCAATGGGTGTCGGCACGGTAATGATATAAATCTGGCAATCCCGTATGCCTTCCAGCGAATCCGTAAAAGAAAGCCCCTTTGAAACAGACAATTCCTCCCGGGAAACCTCACGGGTAAAATCAAAACCGTCCTTCAGTTCGGCAATTCGCTTCGCATTAATATCAAAGCCGACAATCTCGCGCTTTTCCCCGAATGCCGCGGCCAGGGGCAAACCGACATATCCGAGGCCGACTACGGCGATCTTTTTCATGATTCACACAATCCTTTACAGGCAAATAAACGGGTTCAGGCTATACCGGGAATCATTATCCCTGTAAGCCCGACAGAATGAAATTGGCTCTTGAGGGATTCTTTGGCATCAGAATCACCATGCACAATCCGAATTTCCGACGGGGTTGGCTTTATACCGGTTACAAACCGGATCAGATCCGATTGCCCCGCATGGGCGGAATAGCCACCGACCTTGTGAACACGGGCGCGGATGTCATATCGCTCGCCACCCAGCTCCACCCAGCCGCCACGGGGCCCGTAGTTCAGAATATCCCGGCCCGGCGTGCCTTTGGCCTGGTAGCCCACAAACAGCACATCGTTGCGCTTATCCCCCAGCATCGCTTTCAGGTAGTTCACCACCCGGCCGCCGGCACACATGCCGGAGCCGGCCAATACCACACAGGGGCGATGGGAACGCGTCAGGTAATCCACAGCGTTCAGGTGATCCTCATGGCTGTTGATCACCGTGAGTTGCTCAAACGATAAGGGGTGCCTGCCCCGCTTTACCAACTCCGTCGCCTCCGCATCCCAGAAGGGTTTCAGGTCGCGGTAGATTCTGGTGAAGGTGGCGGCCAGTGGGGAGTCCACAACAATCTCGAGATCCTGCCAGGGCAAATCCGGGGCAACGTCCTCGCTGCCGAATTCATGAATCAGACTCTCAATCTCATACAGCAATTCCTGAGTCCGCCCGATACTGAACGCCGGGATCAAGACCGTACCGCCGTCCGCCAGCGCATTCTCCAGAATGGCCTTCAACCGGTAACGCCTGTCTTCCCGGCTTTCATGATCCTTGTCACCGTAGGTGCTTTCTATAACCACCCGATCAGCCCTTTCTGGCGACACCGGCGCAGGCAACAAGGGCGAATGCGGCGCCCCGAGATCGCCGCTGAACACAACCCGCTCGAACTCCCCGGTGCTTTCCGCCTCGCACTCCACGTAAGCGGAACCCAGGATGTGCCCGGCCCGCTGTAGACGTACGGAAAGGGACGCATCCCCATGATCAAACACCCGATGCCACTGGCCATAGGGTATCGGCACCAGGCGGGAGCGAATCAGCCCCAACACCCGCTCGATCAGTTCACGATCCCGTGTGAAGCCGATCTTCAGGGCATCCTCAAGAATTTCCGGCAGCATAATAGCCGAGGGCTCCGAACAGATAATCGGCCCTTCAAACCCCGCCGCCAGAAGATAGGGAATCCGCCCCACATGGTCGATGTGCACATGGGTAACGACCAGGGCCTCGATATGGCCAATCGGGAAATCAATGGAAAGGTCGGATGCGCTTGCGCCCTGCCCGGCTTCTTCGCCCTGGAACAGGCCGCAATCGATAAGGATACCGGCATCGCCGGCCACCAGTTCATGGCAGGAACCGGTTACGCCTGACACCGCTCCGTGGTGTTTTATGTTGATCACTGAGTACATCCTTGTGTTGTTCACTCCGTCGCTACCTGAGAAAGCGCCAACTGCGCCTACACCGACAACCGCCGCACCTTCTCGTCCTGGCTTTCTTCCAGCACCGCTGCCGACTGCCCGTTGCGCCAGACCAGGTCTTCAAGGTCGCCGCTGGGGGCGTAGCCGGTGTTGGCCTTTTTCAGTACTTCGATAATGGTATCGCAATCAAAAGATTCGCTGGCGCCTTGTAGCTGATTGAGTAGCTCCTCAACCCGATCCCATGGCAGCGAGGCCTCACGCGCCATCATAATGCGGGGGTGGGAGGTGCCCCGAGGGTCGTCGCCAATCAATAATTCTTCAAAAAGCTTCTCACCTGGACGCAAGCCAGTAAAAACCACTTCGATATCGCCATCGGAATCATCCGCCGTTTTTTCAGCCAGCCCCATGAGATGAATCATCTTACGTGCCAAATCCGCGATTTTTACGGGCTCGCCCATGTCCAGCACAAACACCTCACCCCCAAGGCCAATACTGCCTGCCTGAAGCACTAACTGGCTTGCCTCCGGAATGGTCATAAAATACCGGATGATTTCAGGATGGGTCACAGTGACCGGGCCGCCTGCACGGATCTGGTCACGGAACAACGGCACCACAGAACCGGAAGACCCCAGTACATTCCCGAAGCGCACCATGGAAAAAACCGTCTTTTCCTGTCGCTGCGCCAAGGCCTGCAATACCAACTCGGCCATCCGCTTACTGGCACCCATCACGCTTGTGGGGCGCACCGCCTTGTCCGTGGAAATCAACACAAAGCGCTCGACGCCAGCGGCAATGGCAGCCTCAGCTGCGTGCCAGGTGCCGAACACGTTATTCTGAACACCTTCTATCACATTGTGTTCTACCAGCGGCACGTGTTTGTAGGCGGCAGCGTGGTATACCGTGTCCACACCGAAGGCAACCATGGCAGCCTCGCAACGCTGACGATTGCAAACATTACCAAGTAATGGATGAAGCTTTACCCCAAGCCCTTCCGCCTGATTTATGGAACTCAGCTCCCGCTCAATGGCGTAGAGCGAAAACTCAGACTGATCAAACAAGACCAGGGTATGCGGGCGATGCCGAATAATCTGGCGGGACAGTTCAGAACCAATTGACCCTCCGGAACCGGTCACCATGACTGACTTCTGATATAGGCTTTCGGCAACCACTGCGGAGTCTGGCCGGACCGGATCCCGTCCCAGAAGATCCTCAAGCTCCAGATCACGGATATCGATAATTCGCGCCTGGCCAGCCACCAATTCCGACATGGACGGAACAGTTTGCACGGGGAGGGCAAGCGGCTCGAGGTTCTTCATCAGTTTCTTTCGGTCAACCTGCGAAGTCTCATCCAGCGCCAGCAGTATCCTTTGCACGTGGTGCTTCTGCATGTGCGAGGCAATTCGATCAATACTGACCACCGGCAGTCCATTGATCATTGACTTGTGACCTGCAGGATCCAGGGTCACAAAAACCACGGGCCGAAAATCCGCCCCCTGCTCCAGCGCTGAAGCCAACTGCATACCCGTTTCACCGGCTCCTACAATGGCTACCGCCTCTTTTGCTAGATGCTTGGGACGGTTCACAATCATTCGCACGCCAAGGCGGCTGCCGCTAACAAACAGGAACGCTATGGCGCCATAAATTACAGGTACGGAACGAGGAAGAAACGCCTGGAACAGGTAGCCCAAAACAATAAAAGAAACACTGGAAGCAATGACACCATATATGATGGTAAGGAAGGCCCTATCCCCAAGAAACCGGATCACCGCACGATAGAGACCCAATCGAATAAATAGAAAGATAGTGAAAACGACGGTCACAACCGCAACCATCAGTTGCTTCTGCGAAGGCGCCCAGAGGTATTGCTCCAGGCGAAGCGCATAAGCGGCCCAGATCGCAAAAAACAGGAAAAAAGCGTCCGAAAGCACGGACACCAGCCGCTTCTGATAACGGGGCAGGTCCAGGAACTTTCTAATAATGTAATTATTGCTCCCGCGTCGATCGTCGCTCAAGAACAAACCTCCACGTTAATGTTGGAAATAGAGTCCGGACAACGGTCATCTCCCCCGCATTATTTGCCGGGCACCCTGTCACCACGACCCTTGCCAAAAACTGTCATCAGAATGTATTTAAAGTAAGCAGCCACCGTCAGGTTTTCCAGCATTTTCTGGTCAGTCTCCGCCAGAAGTAGCGGCGTCGACATGTCGATATCGTTAACCTG
This DNA window, taken from Marinobacter halotolerans, encodes the following:
- the sbcB gene encoding exodeoxyribonuclease I — protein: MIRSFYWHDYETFGVDPIHDRPCQFAGVRTDADLNIIEDPLIIYCRPADDYLPSPEACLITGITPQKALAEGFPEAEFIAQINEAFSQPGTCAVGYNSLRFDDEVTRHTLYRNLRDPYAREWQNGNSRWDIIDMVRLTYALRPEGINWPTKEDGSPSFRLEELTAANGIAHESAHDAMSDVEATIAMARLIKEKQPKLFDFVLQNKDKHSARAMLDTATMKPVFHVSAKYPATRGCCAMVAPVAEHPTNKNLVIVYDLREDPTELIQATPEQIRERVFTSQAELGEGTSRFALKGIQLNKCPVLAPSAMLKSIPEQRLTSLELDGERLRRNLSLLREAADLPARIAQAFDQPHEGDLTDPDEQLYAGGFISKSDRETLNWLLQQPLETLGEQEVQFEDDRLAELVFRYRARNYPDTLMGEEMERWEQFRSQRLMNPKKGWRSLEAYAQELQRLAADPELTAEKRHILEELHLYGESLIPYV
- a CDS encoding MBL fold metallo-hydrolase RNA specificity domain-containing protein, with amino-acid sequence MINIKHHGAVSGVTGSCHELVAGDAGILIDCGLFQGEEAGQGASASDLSIDFPIGHIEALVVTHVHIDHVGRIPYLLAAGFEGPIICSEPSAIMLPEILEDALKIGFTRDRELIERVLGLIRSRLVPIPYGQWHRVFDHGDASLSVRLQRAGHILGSAYVECEAESTGEFERVVFSGDLGAPHSPLLPAPVSPERADRVVIESTYGDKDHESREDRRYRLKAILENALADGGTVLIPAFSIGRTQELLYEIESLIHEFGSEDVAPDLPWQDLEIVVDSPLAATFTRIYRDLKPFWDAEATELVKRGRHPLSFEQLTVINSHEDHLNAVDYLTRSHRPCVVLAGSGMCAGGRVVNYLKAMLGDKRNDVLFVGYQAKGTPGRDILNYGPRGGWVELGGERYDIRARVHKVGGYSAHAGQSDLIRFVTGIKPTPSEIRIVHGDSDAKESLKSQFHSVGLTGIMIPGIA
- a CDS encoding sensor domain-containing diguanylate cyclase, translated to MTIDETDATSFHWLVDMLESVEVGLVIIDLDFRVQAWNGFMEHHSGISASKIRDRVLFDVFPDIPRAWLTRKVDSVAMLNTRAFTSWEQRPYLFKFRNTRPITDTEEFMFQNLTISPLSGTNGQVEKVCLMVYDVTDIATSKRALEKANEQLEKLSMTDRLTGLLNRGTWENLIDAEYERNRRYGHPTCLVMFDIDHFKPVNDTHGHLAGDEVIKYTADVVRKSLRQSDIPGRYGGEEFGIILPETDAEGAKTICERIRETIEKSTVKTTVADIQYTVSIGIAPLTDGPENYMQWLQQADQALYAGKAGGRNRVVVFGEEYM
- a CDS encoding histone-like nucleoid-structuring protein, MvaT/MvaU family; translated protein: MAKINDYYQKKQLMEKLSEELAQLEQDQALKSELEFENKVRDLMKEYKKAPKDVLQILSAIDPTIAGTKANSAGGSRAKRPMKTYKNPHTGEVVQTRGGNHKTLNEWRKKHGKEAVQGWQQD
- a CDS encoding polysaccharide biosynthesis protein, giving the protein MIRKFLDLPRYQKRLVSVLSDAFFLFFAIWAAYALRLEQYLWAPSQKQLMVAVVTVVFTIFLFIRLGLYRAVIRFLGDRAFLTIIYGVIASSVSFIVLGYLFQAFLPRSVPVIYGAIAFLFVSGSRLGVRMIVNRPKHLAKEAVAIVGAGETGMQLASALEQGADFRPVVFVTLDPAGHKSMINGLPVVSIDRIASHMQKHHVQRILLALDETSQVDRKKLMKNLEPLALPVQTVPSMSELVAGQARIIDIRDLELEDLLGRDPVRPDSAVVAESLYQKSVMVTGSGGSIGSELSRQIIRHRPHTLVLFDQSEFSLYAIERELSSINQAEGLGVKLHPLLGNVCNRQRCEAAMVAFGVDTVYHAAAYKHVPLVEHNVIEGVQNNVFGTWHAAEAAIAAGVERFVLISTDKAVRPTSVMGASKRMAELVLQALAQRQEKTVFSMVRFGNVLGSSGSVVPLFRDQIRAGGPVTVTHPEIIRYFMTIPEASQLVLQAGSIGLGGEVFVLDMGEPVKIADLARKMIHLMGLAEKTADDSDGDIEVVFTGLRPGEKLFEELLIGDDPRGTSHPRIMMAREASLPWDRVEELLNQLQGASESFDCDTIIEVLKKANTGYAPSGDLEDLVWRNGQSAAVLEESQDEKVRRLSV
- the tviB gene encoding Vi polysaccharide biosynthesis UDP-N-acetylglucosamine C-6 dehydrogenase TviB, whose product is MKKIAVVGLGYVGLPLAAAFGEKREIVGFDINAKRIAELKDGFDFTREVSREELSVSKGLSFTDSLEGIRDCQIYIITVPTPIDEFKSPDLTPLVKASESVGKVLMSGDIVIYESTVYPGATEEVCIPVLEKVSGLTFNKDFYAGYSPERINPGDKEHRVTSIKKVTSGSTPEIADEVDALYASVITAGTHKASSIKVAEAAKVIENTQRDLNIALMNELSMIFSRLKIDTHEVIAAASTKWNFLPFKPGLVGGHCIGVDPYYLTHKAQAIGYHPEIILAGRRVNDGMGPYAASELVKAMIKAGHTVANAKVLIMGFTFKENCPDLRNTRVIDVVKELKEFGCHVDITDCWASSEEAEEEYGISLDQDPKAGFYDALLLAVPHREYAAKTSAELRSFMKPEGVLFDLKGVLPLGEADLRL
- a CDS encoding response regulator codes for the protein MTIRVLICDDSSMARKQMARALPKNWKADVTFAFDGLNGLEKLRDTQSELLFLDLNMPEMDGYEVLKVIREQDLPVLTIVVSGDIQPEARERVKKLGAIDFIKKPTDMDEVARILREYGFLQPEEFEKEGTQPAGEAVSAQINLPDYLQEISNVAMGRSSDLLARLLKVFVKQPIPRVEMITTSELSMAISAADTDTPYSAVCQGFIGAGIAGEAMLLFADANFEEMAKLLLYDESNTGNLEVEVLMDMSSILFGAFINGISDQLDIKLRLGHPTVLGQHRKVGDLLEYHRTRQEKLLCIEISYELENTDISCDMLILLTEDSVPFLEQRLHYLVD